Proteins encoded by one window of Agarivorans sp. Alg241-V36:
- a CDS encoding DUF1566 domain-containing protein yields MINIKSIIVLTAVCLHAPLLQAATCTPDAEETTPNDRFQIITEGTVTDLETGLMWDRCALGQAWDNALQICTGTASTKNWRQATRSGMDHTLGAFSDWRLPNIKELQTIIETACWRPAINVTIFPDDGFLQFHNYWSSTPHVVYANQSWLINLDAGYIRIDLMDKDSQHEVRLVRGGN; encoded by the coding sequence ATGATTAATATAAAATCCATTATAGTTCTGACCGCTGTTTGCCTGCACGCCCCCTTGTTGCAAGCAGCCACTTGCACCCCAGATGCTGAGGAAACAACCCCAAATGATCGTTTTCAAATAATCACAGAGGGAACCGTTACAGACTTAGAAACAGGCTTGATGTGGGACCGTTGTGCATTAGGTCAAGCTTGGGATAATGCCCTACAGATCTGCACTGGCACAGCCAGCACTAAAAACTGGCGTCAAGCAACAAGAAGTGGAATGGACCATACCCTTGGAGCTTTTAGCGATTGGCGTTTACCTAACATCAAAGAACTACAAACCATTATAGAAACAGCCTGCTGGCGGCCAGCGATTAATGTGACCATATTTCCTGACGATGGTTTTTTACAATTTCATAATTACTGGTCATCTACACCACATGTGGTTTATGCCAATCAATCCTGGCTAATTAACCTTGATGCAGGGTACATTCGTATCGACTTGATGGATAAAGATTCACAGCATGAAGTAAGGTTAGTGCGAGGCGGAAATTAG
- a CDS encoding DUF1566 domain-containing protein, whose product MFEIADPKQQTIAVTAPTVTENQTALFRVEATNVAGLKSQASVEVLIINENTAPVLLTNQFIETGEHRQLTLSAEAYDPDGDVVDISWRQELVNNTQMLEVLERRSKSITLQIPELELATVFNFVVEAVDTQGSITQREVQVNGFPVLSGRVVDEPIAFAPLLYKNWNDDELLSLGQTDDLGRYEVLLRSNQQDIEVVTNGGTLNNRNFEGQLRAICRFEQRSSCNLTPISTLVSQYANSKNLENITELPLLLENLEALLGPLEPDPFIQARPDIDVAALRVLFSDDGSQILTWVEQVLTYVEQPNDSPLQNNISSWFESSNQKPSVSLSGPTQVAGDSSVVLTASAIDPEQANLEFTWQQTQGAAVSFETSQNNELTFIAPKLLQEEQLSFAVQVKDDAGLTASANLSLTVLATNIGTPNIPPTVSAGSNQTVDEQTPVTLTASASDTDGSIASYQWTQTAGTTVTLSGATAASASFTSPILTSAETLTFEVTVTDNENDSASAQVSVLVEPVNALPTVSAGSNQTVDEQTPVTLTASASDTDGSIASYQWAQTAGTTVTLSGATTASASFTSPTLTSAETLTFEVTVTDNENDSASAQVSVLIEPVNALPTVSAGSNQTVDEQTPVTLTASASDTDGSIASYLWTQTAGTTVTLSGATTASASFTSPEITSSENLSFTVDVSDNEGGTAQASITVTVVNNNVPIANAEAPLQVKSGSTIQLDATTSTDVESASLIYDWVQTDSTGVIASLTDSSSAQPSFIAPAVSTSITLQFQVTVTDDGGKSDNASLTLIVSPDDSAFAPINDTGFSLCGDYAYGAARSGNHQNNLDCADSTDVEGDPIPEDQDGHFGRDTSFTDSTDGANGFSFIKLDANGSALDVDATSWSCVYDTVTQLVWEVKTNDGGLQDSTHSYTWYSSNTDTNGGDAGAETGGVCADLTNCNMEEYQVAINAEQLCGYTTWRIPTYIELFGILDLSQASPAIDLNYFPNTQVTWHWTATPASFNPAWAWSLIFDLSNTLGPVDAKTSAYPIRLVADLP is encoded by the coding sequence GTGTTTGAGATCGCAGACCCCAAGCAGCAAACTATCGCTGTAACAGCACCAACAGTCACCGAAAATCAAACCGCACTGTTTCGTGTTGAGGCCACCAATGTTGCAGGGCTAAAAAGCCAAGCAAGTGTCGAAGTTTTGATTATTAATGAAAATACCGCCCCTGTATTGTTGACCAACCAGTTCATCGAAACAGGTGAACATAGACAACTCACTCTCAGTGCTGAAGCCTATGATCCCGATGGCGACGTTGTTGATATCAGTTGGCGACAAGAGCTCGTAAATAATACTCAAATGCTCGAAGTTTTAGAAAGAAGGTCTAAATCGATAACTCTTCAAATTCCAGAGCTTGAGCTTGCGACAGTATTCAATTTTGTTGTTGAAGCTGTCGATACTCAGGGTTCAATAACTCAGCGAGAGGTTCAAGTTAATGGTTTTCCGGTGCTTTCTGGAAGAGTGGTTGATGAGCCAATTGCCTTTGCACCCTTGCTCTACAAAAACTGGAACGATGACGAGCTACTTTCCTTAGGACAAACCGATGACTTAGGCAGATACGAAGTTTTACTCCGCAGTAACCAGCAAGACATCGAAGTAGTGACCAATGGTGGAACATTAAATAACCGTAACTTTGAAGGGCAGCTGAGAGCAATTTGTCGATTCGAACAACGTTCTTCCTGTAATTTAACTCCCATTTCCACTCTAGTTTCACAATATGCAAATAGCAAAAACCTGGAAAACATAACCGAGCTACCTCTGTTACTTGAAAACCTCGAAGCCTTACTTGGTCCATTAGAACCAGACCCATTCATTCAAGCCCGCCCAGATATTGATGTTGCAGCTTTAAGAGTTTTGTTTAGTGATGATGGCAGCCAGATTCTCACATGGGTTGAACAAGTTCTGACCTATGTAGAACAGCCCAATGACTCCCCGCTTCAAAACAACATTTCTAGTTGGTTTGAAAGCTCAAACCAAAAACCGAGTGTTAGCTTATCTGGGCCAACCCAAGTTGCTGGCGATAGTAGTGTTGTGCTCACTGCGTCAGCTATAGATCCAGAGCAAGCAAATTTAGAGTTCACCTGGCAACAAACCCAGGGAGCGGCAGTCTCTTTTGAAACTTCTCAAAATAATGAATTAACCTTTATTGCCCCTAAGCTCTTGCAGGAAGAGCAACTTAGCTTTGCGGTGCAAGTAAAGGATGATGCAGGGCTCACAGCCAGTGCGAACCTATCACTCACAGTATTAGCAACCAATATTGGGACACCAAATATTCCTCCCACCGTTTCTGCAGGCAGCAATCAAACCGTGGATGAGCAAACACCGGTAACATTAACCGCTAGCGCATCCGATACCGATGGCAGTATCGCCAGTTATCAGTGGACCCAAACGGCGGGAACCACGGTAACCCTGAGCGGCGCAACTGCCGCTTCTGCTAGCTTTACCTCCCCCATCTTAACCAGCGCCGAAACACTCACCTTTGAGGTGACCGTCACCGACAATGAAAATGATAGCGCCAGTGCTCAAGTCTCGGTGTTGGTTGAGCCGGTTAATGCACTGCCTACTGTCTCTGCTGGTAGCAATCAAACCGTGGATGAGCAAACACCGGTAACATTAACCGCTAGTGCATCCGATACCGATGGCAGTATCGCCAGTTATCAATGGGCACAAACGGCGGGAACCACGGTAACCCTGAGCGGTGCAACAACCGCTTCTGCCAGTTTTACTTCCCCTACTCTAACCAGCGCTGAAACACTCACCTTTGAGGTAACCGTCACCGACAATGAAAATGATAGCGCCAGTGCTCAAGTCTCGGTGCTGATAGAGCCGGTTAATGCACTGCCTACTGTCTCTGCTGGCAGCAATCAAACCGTGGATGAACAAACACCGGTAACATTAACCGCCAGTGCATCCGATACCGATGGCAGTATCGCCAGTTATCTATGGACACAAACGGCGGGAACCACGGTAACCCTGAGCGGCGCAACGACTGCTTCTGCTAGCTTTACCTCGCCTGAAATAACTTCAAGTGAAAATTTAAGCTTTACGGTTGATGTTAGCGACAATGAAGGCGGAACAGCTCAAGCAAGCATCACCGTAACAGTCGTCAATAATAACGTCCCCATTGCTAACGCTGAGGCGCCATTACAGGTAAAAAGTGGTAGCACTATTCAGCTTGATGCAACGACATCTACCGACGTAGAGTCAGCAAGTCTAATTTATGATTGGGTTCAAACCGATAGCACCGGAGTAATAGCTTCATTAACAGATTCTAGTTCTGCGCAGCCAAGCTTTATCGCGCCTGCAGTTTCAACATCCATAACATTGCAATTTCAAGTTACCGTAACCGATGATGGCGGTAAATCTGACAACGCAAGCTTAACTCTTATCGTATCACCAGACGATTCTGCATTTGCTCCAATTAACGATACAGGCTTTTCATTATGCGGTGATTATGCCTACGGAGCTGCGCGCTCAGGCAATCATCAAAATAACCTTGATTGTGCTGACAGTACCGATGTAGAGGGCGATCCAATACCTGAAGATCAAGATGGCCACTTTGGTCGAGATACCAGTTTTACAGACTCTACCGATGGTGCCAATGGTTTCAGCTTTATCAAACTAGATGCCAATGGTTCCGCTTTGGATGTCGACGCAACATCTTGGAGCTGCGTTTACGATACGGTTACTCAGCTAGTTTGGGAGGTGAAAACCAACGACGGAGGTCTTCAAGACAGTACTCACTCCTACACTTGGTATAGTTCCAATACCGATACGAATGGTGGTGACGCAGGCGCTGAAACTGGAGGCGTTTGTGCAGATCTAACTAATTGCAATATGGAAGAGTACCAGGTTGCAATTAATGCTGAACAACTTTGCGGATATACAACATGGCGAATACCAACATACATTGAACTCTTTGGCATTCTAGATCTTAGCCAAGCAAGCCCCGCAATAGACCTTAACTACTTTCCAAATACACAAGTCACTTGGCATTGGACAGCGACACCAGCGAGTTTTAATCCCGCTTGGGCATGGTCATTAATATTTGATCTATCCAATACTCTCGGCCCTGTAGATGCCAAGACATCGGCTTACCCGATTCGACTAGTAGCAGATTTGCCCTAA
- a CDS encoding alpha/beta hydrolase-fold protein has protein sequence MNNKIRCLVSALFAFSMLMGCSNNSIKECDNVAGTWQLVVDIDDHSCNGLGQRFKQVFVVNQNQCQLSIDGGTTGTISQGTIAWSLPSVQMDGGTLTYSSAYSEISNKEISGAYDWQWSNGGYSCSGVVSAAGHILTEQQAANAKLGEFAMQVEHPLLEPSEGALAHTFTLEAKGARQVYLAGEMSDWRSKVFVMQPSGANRWSITLYLKPGAWQYKFVIDGAWVADQQNPQSVPDGHGGVNSVLVIGEENPLLKAQLEIAHGNFVEAEFKSDKLNQISPYAVYLPPNYQTSGIDYPVLVLLHGYGQDYKQWIVDGKIQHLMDNMIADKSIEPFIVLMPSAGTSYYQGKHESFIMQELLPHLAEQYKVESGSQYSAISGTSMGGAGAFYLAHKYPKQFGLSLPLSGYFDMEMYPSFSWQNFTLDSELVLYCGEDDSISYLSNQRLVEQLNQQGVEFSYLTAEGGHTWRYWNSISEQVLKQVSSFFAR, from the coding sequence ATGAACAATAAAATACGGTGCCTTGTAAGCGCGCTTTTTGCCTTTTCGATGCTAATGGGATGTTCAAACAACAGCATCAAAGAGTGCGACAACGTGGCGGGTACTTGGCAGTTGGTGGTTGATATTGATGACCACAGTTGCAACGGTTTAGGTCAGCGTTTCAAACAAGTATTTGTGGTGAATCAGAATCAATGCCAGTTAAGTATTGATGGAGGCACTACCGGAACCATCAGTCAGGGGACTATTGCTTGGTCATTGCCAAGTGTTCAGATGGATGGTGGTACGCTCACGTACTCCTCGGCGTATAGTGAAATAAGCAACAAGGAAATAAGTGGCGCTTATGATTGGCAATGGAGTAACGGCGGTTATAGTTGTTCAGGAGTCGTCTCGGCTGCAGGGCATATTTTAACAGAGCAACAAGCAGCTAATGCCAAGCTGGGAGAATTTGCCATGCAGGTAGAACACCCATTGCTAGAGCCTAGTGAAGGTGCCCTTGCTCATACTTTTACCCTAGAAGCTAAAGGTGCTAGGCAGGTCTACTTAGCCGGAGAAATGAGTGATTGGCGAAGCAAGGTGTTTGTTATGCAGCCAAGCGGAGCTAACCGTTGGTCTATCACTTTGTACTTAAAACCGGGGGCTTGGCAATACAAATTTGTGATAGACGGGGCTTGGGTGGCCGACCAGCAAAACCCTCAATCGGTGCCTGATGGCCACGGTGGCGTTAATTCAGTATTGGTTATTGGTGAAGAGAATCCATTGTTAAAAGCTCAGCTTGAGATTGCGCATGGCAACTTTGTTGAGGCTGAGTTTAAGAGTGACAAGCTAAATCAAATCAGCCCATATGCAGTGTATTTACCGCCCAACTACCAAACATCTGGGATAGATTATCCAGTATTGGTGCTTTTGCATGGTTATGGTCAAGATTATAAGCAGTGGATTGTCGACGGTAAAATTCAACACTTAATGGATAACATGATTGCCGACAAGAGTATTGAGCCGTTTATCGTGTTAATGCCTTCAGCGGGAACTAGCTATTACCAAGGGAAGCATGAAAGCTTCATTATGCAAGAGCTGCTGCCTCATCTCGCTGAACAGTATAAGGTTGAATCTGGGTCACAATATAGTGCTATTAGTGGCACATCAATGGGCGGCGCTGGCGCGTTTTATTTAGCGCATAAGTATCCAAAACAATTTGGCCTTTCGCTGCCGCTTAGTGGCTATTTTGATATGGAAATGTATCCCAGCTTTAGTTGGCAGAACTTCACATTGGATTCTGAGCTTGTTCTTTATTGTGGTGAGGATGACTCAATTAGTTATTTATCTAATCAACGTTTAGTTGAGCAACTTAATCAGCAGGGGGTTGAGTTTTCTTATTTGACCGCTGAGGGTGGGCATACTTGGCGTTATTGGAATAGTATTTCAGAACAAGTACTTAAGCAGGTATCGTCGTTTTTTGCACGATAA